Within Kutzneria chonburiensis, the genomic segment GTACGCACCGTGCTGGGCCTGCTCCGCGGCACGCTGCTGCCCCGGGCGGTGTTGCCGGTCGATACCGTCCGGCCTACGGTGGGTAGCGTCGGTTGAGACCACAGCCGCGTGGATACCGCGCGAGCTAGGGAGTCTCGGCCATGTCGGATACCGCGGTCAGATCGGAACGGGTCGGGCCGGCAGCGCTGATCCACGTCAAGGGCGAGGTCGACATGGCGGCCGAGGCGTCGCTGCGCCGGCACATCGACGAGGCCATGGCCGACGAGCCGGCGGCGGTGGTGCTCGACCTGACCGGCGTGACGTTCTTCGCCTCGGCCGGCCTGCACATCCTGGTCGATCTGCACCATGACGCCGCGGCACGGGGAGTGTCCCTGCACGTGGTCGCGGACAGCCGGATCGTGCTGCGGCCGATGGAGATCACCGGGGTCGACCAGCTGATCACCGTGGTCGCCTCGGTCGATCAGGCCCTGGCCCACAGCTGACGTGCGTATCTTGGCGTCGTGCCCATGTTCCGACGCCGCCGGCGCTACGACGACTACCAGCCCCGCCGATACCGGGGTGGCGGCGGCTCGTCCTGCCTGCGGGACGCCTGCCTCATCGAGAGCGGTTGCTGCATAGCGGAAAGCTGTGACGGCAACTGCCTGATCGCCGGCCTGCTGACGCTGCCGCACCTGCTGGTCGCCGCCGGCTCGGCGGTGCCGCGGACCCGACGCCAGTCACTCGGGATGAAAGCGCCGTCGCAGATGATGATCGCCGCGATCCGCGTGTACCAGCGGGAGATCAGCGCCAAGCGGCCGGCCGTGTGCCGGTTCGAGCCAAGCTGCTCGGAGTACGCCGCCCAGGCCATCGCCCGGCACGGCGCGCTGCGCGGCGCCCGGCTGATGGTCGGCCGCCTGCTGCGCTGCCGTCCGGGCGGCCGGCGCGGCGCGGATCCGGTGCCGGCCTAGGTCCCGAACTTCTCGAAGGCTTCGGCCAGCGCCCGCAGGTCGAAGCCTTCGAGGTGCTTGAGGACGTACTTGCGCACGCCCCACAGGTTGGTCGGCCACGCCGCGTCCAGCCGGTCGAAGCCGCGATCGGTGAGCACGGCGTGCCAGCCGCGGCGGTCGTGCTCGTCACGGACCCGCTCGACCAGCGCCTGCGCCTCCAGCCGGGTGACCACGTGGGTCATCCCGCTCAGCGACAGGAACGACATCTCGGCCAGCTCGCTCATGCGCAGCCGGCGGTCGGGCGCCTCGGACAGCCGGGACAGCGTCAGGTAGTCGGTCATCGACATCTGGCGCTCGCGCAGCATGGTGGCGTCCATCACCCGCGGCAGCGCGTTGACAACCCGGTCGAGCGCCCTGATCAGCGCCTCCTCGTCGGCGTCGAGCGGGCGATCCACGCCGTCTTCGGTGTCCACGCCAGCAGCTTACTTGCTTCGGGCAGGAATCAGTAGATACTTTCTTCCCGAAGGAACTATCTCGGAGGTTCACGTGACCAAGATCGGCATCATCCTGGGCAGCACCCGGCCGGGGCGCAACGGCGAAGCGGTGGCCAAGTGGGTGCACAAGATCGCGTCCGAGCGCACGGACGCCGAGTTCGAGCTGGTCGACCTGCTCGACTACCCGCTGCCCCACCTGGACGAGGTGCTGCCGCCGACGATGGGCCAGTACAGCCAGCCGCACACCCTCCGGTGGGCCGCGAAGATCGCCTCGTTCGACGGGTTCGTGTTCGTCACGCCCGAGTACAACCACTCCACCTCCGGCGCGCTCAAGAACGCCATCGACTTCCTGTACGCGGAGTGGAACAACAAGGCCGTCGGCTTCGTCAGCTACGGCTCGGTCGGCGGCGCCCGCGCGGTCGAGCACCTGCGGCTGATCGCCGCCGAGCTCCAGCTGGCCGACGTGCGCTCGCAGGTCGCGCTGTCGCTGTTCACCGACTTCGAGAACTTCCGCGACTTCGCGCCGGGCGAGCACCAGCTGCCCGTGTTGCAGGCCACGCTGGACCAGGTCGTGGCGTGGAGCAACGCGCTCGCCCCGCTGCGCGCCGGGGCGGCGGCGTGAGCTTGCGGAAGACCTCGCCCGCGGACTTCGAGCACAAGTTCGCCGACGTCAACGGCACCCGGCTGCACTACGTGGTGGCCGGCAGGGGCGAGCCGCTGATCCTGATGGGCGGCTGGCCGCGCACCTGGTGGCAGTTCCACAAGGTGATTCCGTTGCTGGCCAAGCATTATCGGGTGATCGCGGTGGACATCCGCGGCATGGGCGACTCGGCCCGGCCGGCCGAGGGCTACGACAAGAAGACCATGGCCCGCGACATCCACGAGCTGATCAACCGGCTCGGTTTCGAGCGGGCGCACGTGTACGGCGACGACATCGGCGGCCAGGTGGCGTTCAGCCTGGCCTGGAACCACCCGGAGTCGGTGGACGGCCTGGTGATCGCCGACGGCATCCACCCCTCCGAGGCCATGTACCAGTTCCCGATGGTGCCGCGGCCGGGCCAGCCCGTGTACCCGTGGTGGTGGGCGACCGGACTGCTCGACGGGCTGGTGGAATCGTGGCAGGCCGGCAAGTTCCGGGCCATCATCGACTGGAACATCGAGCACATCGGCGGCGACCCGAGCATGTTCGACGAGCAGAGCCGCGACATCTACGCCGCCGCGTACAACACGCCCGAGGCCATCCGCGCCACCAACGGCTGGTTCCGGACGTTCGGACAGGACATCGCCGACTTCGCGACGTATCCCAAGCTGGAGAAGCCGCTGCTGTACCTCGGCGGCACCCTGCTGCCGGTGTCCAAGCCGGTGGTCGAGGCGTTCAGCACCACCGTCGCGTTCGTCGAGTTCCCGGACGCCGGGCACTTCCTGGCCGAGCAGCACCCGGAGCGGTTCGCCGACGTGCTGACCCGGCATTTCGGCTAGCCTGGCCTACTCCTCCACCGCTCCGCCGATCCGGCGGAGGTGGTCGCGGAAGGTCAGCGCCGGGTTCTCGGCCCGGTTGGCCAGGAACGTGGCGAACCGGAGCTGGTCGCGCAGCGTCTCGCCGCCGCGGGTCCGCTCGGCCTGCCGGCGCTCCGTGTCGCGAATGCCTTCGGCCAGCAGGAAAAGGTCCTCGATGTGCTGGGCCGGCACGAAGATCACGCCGTCGTCGTCACCGAACACGACATCGCCGGAGTCGACGACCCACTCCCCCATCCGGGCCGAGGTCAGCGCGTCCGCCGGCCGCTCCTCGGCGGCCAACGGCCCGGTCGGCAGCGAGCCGAGGCTGAACACCGGCAGGCCGATCGCCCGCACGTCGGCGGTGTCGCGGTGCAGGCCCCAGATCGCCACGCCGGCCAGGCCGGCGGTCTGGGCCTCCTGCACGATCAGGTCGCCGACGCAGGAGTGGTCGAGGCGACCGCCGTTGTCCACCACCAGCACGTCGCCCGGCGCGGCGCCCTCGATCGCCTCCAGGAACACGTCGACGCTGCCGGCGTGCCGGGCCGGCAGCGCCCGCCCGGCGATCTTGGCGCCCGGCTGCACGGCGTGAATTCCCAGGCAGCGCACCGGAAGCTGGGCCCGGACGCAGGCATCGGCCAGGTGCGCGGTGGTCAGCGTCTCGAACCGTCGGCGAAGATCCATGGCTCGACAATAGATCCGCCGGCCCGCCGCCCGACAGCTCGATCGGGCGACGGGCCGGCGGGCCCTTACTTCGTGGCGATGCGTGCGCCCGGGAAGATCAGATCCGGGTTGAGCAGCGCGGCCGGGTTGAGCTCGACCAGGCGCTGCCAGCCGCCGTCCACGTGCAGCCGGTCGGCGATGCCGCTGAGCGTGTCGCCGGGCTGGATGGTGTAGTCGCCGGCCGGGTTGTCGACCGAGCCGGGCAGCTCTTTCGCCGCCGGGGCAACGGATGCGCGGTGGGACGGCGAGAAATGCCGTACGCCGCCGCCGATACAGGTCGGCCACGCGCCGGTTCCCCTGGCCCGCACCACGTTCTCGGCCACCCGGATCTGCTCTTCACGGGTGGCGTGGTCGGCCGAGCCGGTGCCGCCGTTGGCCTGCCACGTGCCCGGCGAGAACTGGAGCCCGCCGAGGTAGCCGTTGCCGGTGTGGGCGCCCCAGTTGCCGCCGCTCTCACAGCGCGCCACCGAGTCCCAGTTGATGCCGGAATCCGCGGCGGCCGATGCGGCCAGCGGTCCGACGGTCAAAGCCAGTGCCGCGATTCCCGCTGCGGAACCCACGGCGACACGCCGATCGAATCGACGAGGAGACATCATTGCCTCTCCCGCCTCGCCTCGCGCAAGCGCTCTCCGTCCTGCGGTTCCCTTCACGCGACTACGTGGGCCGATCCGGTTTCCGGACGGAGCGAGGCGCTCACCGGATCGGTACCGCTGGCCGAAACTCCGGCCGAGGACAACGTAAGCACAACCGCGACCGAAAAAGGCGGATATCCGATAGGTATCGTGTCGCGATAGAAACGTGATTCGGCAGGTCGCGCCAGATTTGATCTTCTCAATTCGAGCCCGCGAATCACCCGAAACGGTGGGCGTGTCGTTTCCAAACGTGACGGGGACCACTTCGTAAGACTTCGATCACAACCGAACCGGCCTCCGCAGGCGTAGAAAGGGAGGACGCGGAAGGTGGTGAGCGTGCCGACGACACGGTGGCGCTGGGCGGTTGTGGCCGCGGTGGCGGCGGTTCTGGTCGCCGCGCCGGTGGCGCTGACCGCCCTGCCGGCGTCCGCGCACAGGGATCCGGGGGCCCTGCGCGCCCGCGTGTTGGCCTCGGTGAACCAGCCGTACCAGGGCTACGCCGAGGCCACCGGCTCGCTCGGTCTGCCCGACCTGCCCGCTCTGTCCTCGGTGACCGCGCTGCTCGGCGGCACCACCCGGCTGCGGGCCTGGTACGTCGCGCCGGAGCACTGGCGGACCGACGAGATCACCGGCGTCGGCGAGCGCGACACCTATGCCGTGCCCGGCAGCCAGTTCATCTGGGACAACGGGCAGAACCAGTACACCCAGATCGTCGGGGACGAGCCCATTCGGCTGCCGCGCGGCGCCGACCTGCTGCCGCCCGACCTGGCCCGCCGCGTGCTCAAGGACGAGCCCAAGGTCGAAGCCCTGCCCGCGCAACGGGTTGCCGGCATCGACGCCGCCGGGCT encodes:
- a CDS encoding RraA family protein — its product is MDLRRRFETLTTAHLADACVRAQLPVRCLGIHAVQPGAKIAGRALPARHAGSVDVFLEAIEGAAPGDVLVVDNGGRLDHSCVGDLIVQEAQTAGLAGVAIWGLHRDTADVRAIGLPVFSLGSLPTGPLAAEERPADALTSARMGEWVVDSGDVVFGDDDGVIFVPAQHIEDLFLLAEGIRDTERRQAERTRGGETLRDQLRFATFLANRAENPALTFRDHLRRIGGAVEE
- a CDS encoding NADPH-dependent FMN reductase, with protein sequence MTKIGIILGSTRPGRNGEAVAKWVHKIASERTDAEFELVDLLDYPLPHLDEVLPPTMGQYSQPHTLRWAAKIASFDGFVFVTPEYNHSTSGALKNAIDFLYAEWNNKAVGFVSYGSVGGARAVEHLRLIAAELQLADVRSQVALSLFTDFENFRDFAPGEHQLPVLQATLDQVVAWSNALAPLRAGAAA
- a CDS encoding alpha/beta fold hydrolase, whose amino-acid sequence is MSLRKTSPADFEHKFADVNGTRLHYVVAGRGEPLILMGGWPRTWWQFHKVIPLLAKHYRVIAVDIRGMGDSARPAEGYDKKTMARDIHELINRLGFERAHVYGDDIGGQVAFSLAWNHPESVDGLVIADGIHPSEAMYQFPMVPRPGQPVYPWWWATGLLDGLVESWQAGKFRAIIDWNIEHIGGDPSMFDEQSRDIYAAAYNTPEAIRATNGWFRTFGQDIADFATYPKLEKPLLYLGGTLLPVSKPVVEAFSTTVAFVEFPDAGHFLAEQHPERFADVLTRHFG
- a CDS encoding transglycosylase family protein: MSPRRFDRRVAVGSAAGIAALALTVGPLAASAAADSGINWDSVARCESGGNWGAHTGNGYLGGLQFSPGTWQANGGTGSADHATREEQIRVAENVVRARGTGAWPTCIGGGVRHFSPSHRASVAPAAKELPGSVDNPAGDYTIQPGDTLSGIADRLHVDGGWQRLVELNPAALLNPDLIFPGARIATK
- the yidD gene encoding membrane protein insertion efficiency factor YidD translates to MFRRRRRYDDYQPRRYRGGGGSSCLRDACLIESGCCIAESCDGNCLIAGLLTLPHLLVAAGSAVPRTRRQSLGMKAPSQMMIAAIRVYQREISAKRPAVCRFEPSCSEYAAQAIARHGALRGARLMVGRLLRCRPGGRRGADPVPA
- a CDS encoding STAS domain-containing protein: MSDTAVRSERVGPAALIHVKGEVDMAAEASLRRHIDEAMADEPAAVVLDLTGVTFFASAGLHILVDLHHDAAARGVSLHVVADSRIVLRPMEITGVDQLITVVASVDQALAHS
- a CDS encoding MarR family winged helix-turn-helix transcriptional regulator; this encodes MDTEDGVDRPLDADEEALIRALDRVVNALPRVMDATMLRERQMSMTDYLTLSRLSEAPDRRLRMSELAEMSFLSLSGMTHVVTRLEAQALVERVRDEHDRRGWHAVLTDRGFDRLDAAWPTNLWGVRKYVLKHLEGFDLRALAEAFEKFGT